In the Hydractinia symbiolongicarpus strain clone_291-10 chromosome 13, HSymV2.1, whole genome shotgun sequence genome, GTCTTCCGGCTccaagcgaatattacttctggctataccttccaaaattttgttatttcataaaagaaacctgaaaatccacaaaaatttatttatgaaaaataggtttctgttcgataaaagaaacctgaacatttgcagaaatttatttatgaaatataggtttctgtttgtcgtgacatatttaaccaacatgcaatgccttgcatacctaactagctatatactccAGTCTTGACTGTTCACTGTTATTGCAGGTCCAAATTGCTAGCaagtagctatctttatttaaaatgacagaatgccttgaaaaatcttttgtgtagctagctacataaaaataatatatttagctcttgtactttatcacttatttatttaataacaaatgtgccccgggagtgctggcatggtactagctagatagcttaaaatcacaaaataaatattgttgTATCCAGATGTtaccatccctcatcatcagacatcagaaaggcgtttctgttctttacttctcattgtggggtacctcaaattcttgtaaatccaatgaaaaaaaattacttaaaacttcctcttctttcccttgcaCCACTCTTGGCATTTCTTAGCATGTCTTCAGTTCGAAGCCACGATTCCTTAGCTTCCAACTGCGTCtcgttcacaagtttcagcgctagccaataTGATGGGCAACGTTgaggaaccctgggtaattttacaaaaatgtggttctgccttatgattttcagatttttgctgctgttatcagcatattttagctCTTGAGTGCCACACCGCCGtgtatataggagttaattatctttaaagtGCACTACGTAATATAATTTCGCATCAGAAGCACGAAATATAGCTCTGATAAAAATTTTCATTGACATATTAGGCACTGATAAGCTAGTATTTATATTTCTGACATCTTGAAAGGCTTTATTAAATTCAGTCGCTTAAAGTAATTACACAAGTTTGAGTCAGTTTGTACTGCGATAATGAAGTCATTCAACGGAATCTCGTAGTTCCATGGTGATATACTCTTTTCCACTACTGATTTCCATTCTTCTTTTTATGGATAATCTGCAAAGCAAAGCATGACTTACAACGTGGAAAATGAGTCAACAAATGTGACATTGAGAAGTTAATGTTGACGAAATCACATTTTGTTTGCCTTGTCTCCTTTTtggaatatattatatatttttcttggTACATTAACGTATATCTgcttaaatttatatacaaatACTTGAGAAATTTTCTTCGGATTTTTCTTTGAAACTGTACATTTTCATGGAAAATTTATATTAAGAAATGTGAATTGTTtatcattattaacatttttcttaccagTTGTACAAGAATAAAAAGTAACGGCACTTTTGAAAAAAGTAACACAAAAGGGATCAAACTTTTTACATCttaaaattaagtaaaaaaacCGTGTTCTTACAACACTGAAGTTAGAAGAAACTGGATTCTCAAAGTTTGTAACCCTCATCAATTGAAAAAGTAGTTTTGTGTGTGTAACGTGGACTCTAAACTTTTAGAGTTTAATGTTTAAAGTTTAATGGGCGGAGGAGTCAGATATTTAAATTATACGTTCTTTCGTTAGATCCAAATATTATAcgttttttatactaatttttcCTGATGTCAAGTCCCATTGTGCGAATTGATACATAGAAAGTACATAATGGAAAGTGCAAAAGCATATTACCATTTGGTTACTTCAAGAAATGCAGCTAATTTTTTCACAATTACTGGAATATGGCGTAATTTTTAATAACAACACATAATTTCCCCCAAACCATGTAATTTACAACAACAATTATCTGACGCAGGCTAAAATTTGCGATTACTTTTGATGCGTACTTTTTATAATAATCGTCAGCGTGTTCCATGCATTTCTGTTAGCATTAcgaattttaattaatttaccgTGGCTTATAATGAAGCTTCGGCGCAGCCATTTTGAACAAACTAAGTGAGGCTATTATTGTTGAcactagtcggtagcccgtaGTTAAATCCATAGTTTTACTACAGTGCTCGTTTGTTATATACTGCATTTAATATTTGctaacttttaaaattaaaatcgcTTATTTACTAAATcataataataaagaaatggTAATGCGGAGGATAGAAGAGGAGCAGTAGCTACAGTGTGTATAGCATATATAACAAAGTAAAGGAAAAACACTTCACCGGGTATTAAAGTGAAGCGAATTTTTCAGCCTAAAAACATACCACGTAGTGTACTTTCGCatcagaaacacgaaatttaaCTCTGAAGAAAATTGTGCATTGACACATTACATAATATCATATTTCTAACATCCTAGAAGAAATTATTACGTCAGCGGCCTAAATCTATTACACAAGTTTGACTCAGTTTGTGCTATGATAATAAAGTCATCCAACGAATCTCGTGATCCCATGAAGACATATTCCAGTCCACTACACCGATTCCTGTTCTTCTTTATATGGATGATGACATCTGCGAAGCAAAGCATGATTTACAACGTAGATATAAAATTGTCGTGCATACCATATCCTTGGAGGTCCGGAAAAAAACAAATGTCTTACTTTGAAATTTTGTAGGCTAACAAAAATGGCACAAGAAATGTGGCATTGGCAAGTTAGCGTTAACATCATAATTCTCTTTTGGCCTATTCGCTTTTACACAAATAGcattttttaattccttgttCTGTTCTTTTTGGTACATTAATCTATATTGGCTTAAAATTCCCATTTATATCTCCAAAAGCGTACAATTACTTCGAAAAAGTACTTTTTCTTGAAACTGTACATTTCCATGGAATTTTTATATCAAGAGTTGTGAATTGTTTGGATGTGAAATGTCACTTTTGAGAAAGGTAATACAAAAGGAATGAAACTTTTCACATCTTAAATGCAAGTAAGAAATTGTGTTCTTACAAAACTGACATATATTAGCGTAGAGAAAGCTGGATTCTTAAAATTCGTAACGGAACGAAACGGTTCGTAACAAAACGGAAATAGGCATGTTATACTTTTTGgtccaaaacattttttcttcttttccccAAACCATGTAATTTATAACAATAATTATCTGGTGGAGACTAAAATTTGCAATTGAGAAAGTCGTTTTTGTAAGTAACATGTACCCCGTACTTTTCACAATTCTACGGTGATGGTCAAGTTATGGCTTTGGATCTTAAATTACtcagttaaatttaaaatatttaaactttaattttttctgaCGTCAAGGCCGGAGTAATGGGGAGGATTAATACATAATACATGCATGGTGGAATATGcaagaaacatatttttaatattgtttaTTGGCTGGCACCCTTGCTAATTTGTATATTTTGCAGAATACTGACCAGTTGATGCTACTTAGTCATTTcgagaaatgttttcaatttgttttacaATCATGGGAATATGGCGTACCGCTTActaaaaacacattttgtttGCACTATTAACTCTTTAACTGAAGAGAAGCAGAGAGTCAAAAATGTCCTAGAAAACCCGCAAGATACGCAAATTCCTGATATCTTGTAATACactaagaaagttttaaaaatcgaAAATTGAAATCTATATGTCAAAATTTCTTCCTCCGATATAAACCTTATTTTCATTTGTACTTCAATGACACTCAACTTTATTGTAATTATAGATATAAATGCCTGCTTAAGGTAATCAGATTTTCAAAGATTTTCCATGGCTGCAATAAGTAATACGATAAGCCATAAAAGAGTACATTTTGCTGACAAATTAACAACGAGACTGACTAACAGATTATTGTTGTCATCAAAATCACTTGTTATGAAAAtcataatatttattattttgagaGCATTTATTTGTATGCTTGATTGAGAAGgtttaaaatatgtaaatttACGCCAATTTGTCAGATTAAAGTGTTTAGATGGATTTATCGCTTGTTCAAATATTCTTCCATATCATCACGAGAACCGCATCTTGGAGATTAAAGATTTGAACTCGCCTAAAACTTAAAAGGTTAGAGTGAGTATTCAACGAGAAAAAATTGTAACCgtctttttattttcagtttatgTTAGATACAGTTCGTATCCTTGTTAAAGTTACTCTTTTTACCGCCGTAGCAGTAAAACTCTCGGTTTCATTTACATTTCTGTGTCTTGCACTTTCATTCTTTAAGAAAGCATGCTATATTCTCAAAGTCTGTCATAACCAGTTGGTATCGATTAACATTTAAGGTTCTTGACTGATACTATTGTTTCTTCCTGCAAGCCTGGCACAAGCTTTATCATTTGGAGGTTTTTGCCTTTTAAATACAAGATTCAATCTCAATTGGATCGCTGCAGATGTGTGTATGAACGCACGCATTGTTAACAGTGTTGTTACAGGTGATCTGGGTTGAGTTTGGAGCGTTAATCACCATGGAAGAGTTTCCGTTCAACTCTTCTCTTGCGCTTCTGTCAAAATCGTCAGACAGTGGTTGTCGCATGCTGAAAGAAAACTGCGTATGAAATCGatcttttagtttttttcttggattctCTGACGTAGAGTCGTCCTTTGATTTTCCGCCAGCAAGAATGATTGATGTATCCGTCATCATTTTCATACTACCTCGTATCGTTGGAAGTGCTTCATCTAGTTTTGATTGTTTAAGAATTTCATTTTCTCTGGCTTGTCGGTTTTGTTcctataatgtaaaaaaaaatgacaaaaataaactggaagtagtgagacgcacgcaatgccgTATAAAAacaacgggcgaacccgtggattttctattggccaccgactagtattcAAACTATTTACTGTGTGGATATTATAAATAAGATACCACATAAAAAGTTGTAAGTAAATTGCACAAATTTTTAGCTGAGTTTTTGATAATCTTTTTAAACATTGTAGAGTGAAGAAGTGTAGAGTAAAGAAGTGTAGAAAAACTTACAGAATTGCGTTCTCTTACGCGGTCAGACTTCACAACTTATGCAATTTTTCAATAACTCTCAGCCTTGTTTTAATTGTGGACCTATTTGCTACCGTCAAATGTCCCTAAAAGGTTGAGGGGCCTAGAAGAAGGTGGTTAGCAAAAATTTCTTGAAGGTTGATAAAAGGCACAAAGATGATTCTTTCCCctctattttctatttttttattctgtttctttcataatttatttattctgtCGCGAGTCTCCCCACCTTTAGCAgacaaaattttacaatttacaaCCTGACAGTAGACATTTTGGTGCAGAAGACTGCAAAAATTATCCACGCATAAACCTTTGCGgcgaaattaaatattttaaaatttctttaaaggTATTGCAGATTTTAGGTAGCTGCCTGTTATAGAAATAGCCTTTCTCACCTCTTTATAATAATATTCAAAATTGCTGACAATAACTGGTACAGGTAAAGCAATGACCAACACCCCTGATACTGCGCACAAGGTACCAATTAACTTTCCCAAAAATGTTGCAGGATACAGATCGCCGTAACCAACAGTTGTCATGGTTACCACGGCCCACCAAAATCCGTGTGGAATGCTTTTAAATCCACTTTCGTTTTTCTCCGATTCTGCAAAATACACAGCACTTGAAAATAATATAACTCCAATGGCTAGGAATAACATAAGCATGGCAAGTTCATGGCTACTTGCTTTTACTGTATTTGCTAGAATATGAAGTCCTCTCGAATGGCGAGTTAATTTGAAAATCCTTATCACTCGAATAACTCGAATTACTCGCAAAACAGCAAGCTTGTTGCCGCCGCCACTAGCTCCAAGTATGACATTGAAATAATAGGGAAGTATAGAGAGTAAATCTACTATGTTTAAAGTAGATCTCACAAAAAGTATCTTATTTGGTGAGGAGATCAGACGAAGAACGTACTCCAAAGTAAACCATACATTGCATACTGTGTTCAATATAAACCAAGTCTCTTTCATATATTTTCCATCTTTAGTGTCAGGATTGAGATCTGGAATGGTTTCCAAACAAAACACACTAATTGACAACACAATTATAACAACAGATAGGATAGCTAAAATTCTAGCAAATATCGATGAAGTTGGTCGCTCAAATAAAACCCAAATTGTCGATAAAAACGGATTAGTTGGTAAAGGTAGCGAATCATCTTGATCGCTTTTGTGAGTTTGCTCGTTAAACTCTAATGCGTTTTCAGCTAGTTCAAAAAAGATAACTTCCTGGGAAAAGATGCTTTCTGACACACCTTCTGGTCGTTCCAAAACTCCGTttgattgataaaaatataatatgccATTAAATGCTTTTCTTGATCGATCAAAGAAATATTCACCggtaattttgttataaaaatggaTCCTTTTGTCCGGATCTCCTAACAATGAGTTAGGAAATCTTTTCAGTGTGCTGAGGTATGTTTCAaatcgtttgccggcaatattaataactataatgTCGTTCTCTTTACTGTCAACAACCGGTGGTACTGTTTTCGACACTTGAATTCGCTCACGTGACGAAACAGAGTAAAGCGATGGGACGCTCATGTTACGATGTATCGACGTTACTGCCATCGTCATGACTACGAATTAATTTGATTACAACGAGCATGTGCAAAGTTGTAGTTAAATTTCTGATATACTACAGGAAGGGTGGTGGTTATTCTATAATACAGAACTTCTTTAAATTAAAGATTTAGCTAAATTAATTTGGTAAATTATAAGCTTGCTGTCAAATGGTATTTAACCATTCTCTTCACTTCTCCTACCCTTGATTAAGCAGAGAACAAATTTACGTAAGTTTTCAGGCACTTAGAATTtcgataatatttttgaaacactccttaaaaataagaaacatttaCCAGAATTGGAAAATATTGCTTTTTCCCTATCAATTACATTCAACTAGTTTATCCCTCAAAAACGCCAGTCTAAGGTCTTAAAATCCTGGATTCCTAATCCGTGCATCATGGCATaacaatcaatttttaaaacaacattacTTCGAAAAGCACCCCCTGAAAAATATACATAACTCACCATAATccattaataattttaaagattTCCAAGAAGTATTGACATTAGAGGTAATAGAAAACAAATTGTATCGCTTGAAGAGTCAGCGGAAAGCTGTTCCATTAACAAACGCTTGAACACTTGAAAAATACAAACTGATGTATGGTAAGAACAGATCGACTTCAGTTTTTTGTCTATTCTCTTTTAAGTTGCTCTAATTGCCGAAGCTTTTGTATacaacaaaaatcaaaaaatagtcTTTCGCCATTTTTAATTCTATTATTAATTTACATTGCATCTAAACAagaccttttaaaaaaaaaagaaattcaacGATTTGTTAtcataaaagtaaaaaagcagCTGTTACTTGAAATCAAAAGCTCCTCCCATTATAAATAAGCAAGTGCGACCATGGTGCACTTCAAGGTTGTATTGGATTTTGCGCTACCGTGTAATGTATACCTTAGGAGAACAAATTATCTGCGGAAGTAATTTTTGCGAACCTTTATTTGGGGAATTTGTGTCAGCAAAAAGTTAGTCccaaaaattgtaaattttctAACACAATAGTGTTTAAATCCTCAATTTCTTGTGTGACCTAATTGAGTTCTGTGTTGCTCATCAAAAAGtacctttatttttaaatactatgtTAGGCTTAATACTTATATCGCTTctaataaaattgctaaaatttATCCCTCACAAAAATCAATTCCACAAATTTAGGCAAAAtgtatttaccaaaaaaaaatattgcgcaAAATGAAGCATTGCAGGAcaatttatcagcaaaaatatGTTTCTTCTGCAAATAATTTCATCTCTTATGATCATAAAGACATTTCAACAGGCAACACCGAACTATTTAAAAACACTGGTGCAGATAAAAATAAATGCCTTGCAATATTGAAAAATAAGAAGGTCGCTACTCCCTTCCATGATCAACTGCCCCTATTCAAATGAGTCGCCATGCTTGCTAAAAAACAAGCTGCTTATATAACTGATAAATAGCTTTGTCAAAACTGTTATTGTAAAGGTAATAATGCGACAAGATCTTTATTGCAAAAGCTTTCTGGAAAAGTGTAAAACCATGGTAAAGGAAAGGTTTAAATTGACTCTCTGTAAAAGTTTGCAGTCTAATTGAAAGAAGTATGACTCCTTCGTCATGCGAAATAATTAATGAACTGAAAGCAGTACTCAATTTTGTGATATCCACCGGATAATTAATTATGTACCACCTCCTGAGgcgtttaatttaaaatatttttttccaatcTCTATATAAGTGCCCGAGCCATCACAAGGGCCTTGAAAGAAGGTTGACAAATAGTATATTTTGCTAGTACTCAAGTTTTATGaccaaatgtaaaaatttttaagtatattCATGTTATTTATTGTCTTGGAAAGAAAAAGGGTTTCCATAAATTTCATTCTCTGACCTGTTTTAAACATTCTGTCCAGCTGTACAGTCAAATTACAGTCAAAGTACGGCGCTGCTTCTACCTAGAACATtactttatcatttttttaaacatattataaaaatattataaataatgcAATAAAGTCGGAGAAAGAAAAAACTAACAATAGCCCTTCTCATACCTTTTTTTGatgaagaaaaaatcaaaaatcgcAAATAGCAAGCGAAGGGACGTTCAAAATATAGGATGGTAGCAAGCGAAGGTACTAAAAGATAAATTTGCGTTAAAAGATAATGCAAACGTTATAACTAATGAAAAagctaataataaataaataaaccgaaagcaaaaaaaaaatcagcaaaaacAGAATAAAAGCAAGCAGTTTCAGAATCTAAATAAGTTATTACAAATCACATTAATGTTAGAAAAAATTCCTCTACTTTGCATTCATATATCATAGCCCAATTCTTTCtctgaaaatgcataatttAATTTCCCGAACCCATCTAACCGTCTTGAAATTAATCACAAAATCTTTTGaacaattgtttttaaaaatataatataaaagaagaggaatatttttcctttttgcaTGCAAGAATAGCGTCGTTGGATATTTCAAACATGAATACaaaagttataatttttttaggtttaaaaAGTGAAATGTTCGAATATACCCTTTGTTACGGTTCCCTTTGTGTTTTGTATACGAATGTATAAGATCTAAAGCCCAATGGAAGactatatataatttttgcacCTGCCGATATCAACTATTTCAATGTTCATCTCTCTACCTTCttccatgttttttttaaattatttcgaaGTAGGTGACACAGTCAGGGTTCAATAAATAACctgtaaaaacaacattaacGCAAAACGGATTCttataaaattaataattataaattatttaagtaacttaattttttaaatgtcaccttttttttttactacgtCGATGCTGTGTGGAAAAAGCATacgaaaaaaaaactgttttggggTTAAATTGTTTGTTTATAACATGAGATCAGCCTGATGCGCATTGATTTTGTTTCTGTGTACTCACGTTCCCGAAACTTCTTATTTGCAGTGTTTGGTGAAGCATTGTTCGTGGTGAGGCCAGATTTTGTTTGCAATGTAAcaaaaactttaagaatttcAACGAAATACGGTAAGCAGGTTAGGAAGACCAGACAACTAAAACTAGCCTGGACTTCCCTAAAGGTCAGATAATGCTTTATTCATTATTACCAGGTAGTTAGCTAAGAAATGTAATCAATATTTATTACCTTACTTGGGTGACATCAGCTAGCTATCTAGGTAGAAAATGAATAAACAATCTGTATGTTTTGACTATAACTAGTTGGATGATGTTTGTTACCAGGAAGACATCACAAATATCCTCCGTTCGGGTTCCAAACAACCCGAATTCTTGTTCTATAGTTTTAACATCAATTTTATGAAAGTATCGATAAAGCTAACGAAGTAAATTGATGTCTTGGAAATTGTTGTTGGTTTATTCCAATGAAAAAACTAAAAGGAACAGGAACTTTATTCAAATAACTTTTATCTAAGAAGCTTTTAAAATTCTTTGTAAGAAGTTTTGCAGCGCGGGCCTCTCAAGACATGATTTTGATGAAACTTGAGAATCCTGCTAGTTTATAGCTGCATTTGAAAGTAGTGGAAGCAAAATGTGCATTATAAAATAGAATGTATTAACCCTATTAAGACCGGGCTCTTTAGGGACTCTGTATGGCAGGAAAAGGGCCTAAAGAGCAGCCAATCCCTCTGGAAATGATGGCACAGACATCGTATTGCCACAAAACTTGGTTCAAATGTGTGCTAGCATACTGCTGAAAAATAGGATAAAAAGATTACTtgataaaagtataaaaatgataACAAATCACTTTGTTAATTGGGATATTTTTTTACTATCTGAGATTGATGACAGAAATAAAAAGTACTAGGACGGGGCTGAAAACCCCGATGACGGTAGCAATCATCTCATCattcagtttttgttttttttaaaaaaaagattcaaaaCACAAATTACATATCTCAACACCTATATATTAGTAAATCACTAGAGTGACTTACcaatatatataatgtataaaTATAATGTACGATGAAGAAAACAAAAGGGAATGTGGCGCCGTATATTAGCGGTTATAGCTCTTGTATTCTGTGCGGGAGACCCGTGTGCGATTCCTCCTGAcggtgattcaacatgggcgagtaaattttaccatagccctgggttaacccaacacatgtgagggaaattggggagatggcacactgtgtgggccgatGGATGTTgacgggagttgtctagtagagaccgcgccctaattgggtctgctaagttatggcccctcctggaaataatagacagggtatatccctcgatatttgttaggctagccatgtagaatatgcacatctatcatcTATAATGCATTGATTATTACACAATAAAACATTTCTAGCAACATCGCGTTTTTTACGCTGCTACCATATTTACTGTAAAAATGCTACACCTAAAAGCACATAAAGTTTTCGTACTTTTTACGTTACAGTGATTATGACTTGCAGGATATAAGTTGATTGTAATACGATACATTTGTATTCGTATATTTGTGTGCTTTTCGTGGACACACTTGTTctctatcttttttttaaaaaaaatgtttctaattTATTTGCATcgttaagataaaaaataacttactaaaatttatatttaagtCGATTAGTAATTGAGACAAGCAATTTTATTTGCAGGGATCCTTTCCCATTTTTTTGTATCAGGACTCCAAAATCTGTTATAGATTTGATGAGTGGGAAATGAATTTTATTTGATTctatatctttttatatttaagtaaaaaaaacattacaatttTGCTTTGTCTCCCGGTTAACCTTGTGTTGACATAAAGCACTACTTTTTATGTGTACgtgcaattttttaaataccaCTCTTTTTCAACGAACAGAGAagaattaaaatatttgtatttGCGTGTGCTTTACTAGCCCTAGTCTGGCTGGGGCTATTCGGGGCTCTGAAAAGTGAAGCAGTCATCACATTGCTACAAAACACGAAACTTGACACAAATGTTTGTTAGAACATTGGAGGACAACTGGGATAGAATGGTTTAGATGACTTCACCCATCCCTAGATGACGTCAGCATATGTTTCTGAACCTGAAAACTTGCCAAAACGGCGAAACGTAAGCTTTGGAATAAGAAAAACTGCTTTATAGGCTTTAGATGCATAAAATTACTTGATAGACTAAAATATGCCTTTTAAAGGGTTACTAAGGACATTGAACAAATTCTTTTCGTTTATTTGTTTCTGACCAACTGTTAACCGATGACAATGACAAccaatttttttgactatatcCTGAAACTAACTAACATTGATAAAAAATCACCAAATTTTAACTCCCACAATATTATGCTTATTACAAAATGAAAGGAGGGGGGGGtgtgatttgattttttttttcactgtcaCAAGCTGTCCCAGTAAACAAATGTTTCAGCTTCAATGAAGAACCTAACTTAACCTTAAAATTATAAGAAAATGCTCTACGATATGATTGGTTTGTGCTGATTGGTCGACTTGAAATCGAGTTAAACTGAGAATTAGGAACTTGATTGTATTTTGGTataccaaatttttttatttaatttattacatATCACTATGCCAAATAAAACGTTTACACACACCAAAAACTTTTAGCAAATTAACACATACTGCCGTCTATCAACAAAAACTgtaaaatgttaagaaaaaacggatttcaaggagtattattattattattattattattactattatttaccacAAGCTCAATAAGGGTCCTGCGGAGAGATCCCCGGTGcagctcaactagacaaccgcctaagatatcaatcctattctcatgctgaacgttaagcaaaaaggatcgattcacacttttatagtctctggcatgactcgatcagggtttgaacccaagactttTCGCACTGGAGGCGAACGTTTTACCAGAAGGCCACCAGTCAATTAGTTTCCCActtcaacaaaaaagttttttttttgcatgttgCACATTGTCTTTATACCTTAAGgtaattaattttcgcggattTCTTTTCTCTGAAATTTCGCgggaaaaaaggtttttattttcgCGGATTTAGTGTTGAAGTTAGTTTTGTGAGAATTTATCTTCGCAGCTTTTCGCAATTTTCAGATAATTATAAAGtaagaataaaagaataaattgaaTGATATTGTATATAAATTGTAGGTACATTAGCTTATCTATCTTTCATATCattttccaaaatattaaagaaataaaattacaacGGAtggattataaaaaaatatatttcgttgTCTCTTGCATTAAAATTTCCCTGGATTTAGCGTAAAtccaagttttttaaaaaatatcggaaaaagaagaaaatttagcGTGATTTAATTTTCGCGGATTAGACCGATTTAGAAATATCCTGGGAACTTATTTTCCCGGATCCGGGGTATTTAGATTTTTCGCGGGAACATATTTCCGCGTTTTCTTGCAAaaattgcgaaaattaattcccgttAGTTACTCCTCTATATACCCATTTTGAAAAATCTTAATCGGTTCAAGGCAAATTATTATGTAGATGTTAAAGGAGAAAAATATGTTATCCATAATCACATCTAAGCATCTTTTTGTGTCAATCGTTGCTTGCTTGAGTTGTTATTAATTACACTAATGCGCTGATCTTGTTTTTCATGCCTTTTGTGATCTCAAACACTGCTTTTTTTCGCATATAGTAAACCAGTCTGTTTTAAACAGGGCTGCTCTACAAAGAGAAATGTGCTGAAAAAAGGTATGAAAACTTTGTAGTAAATTATTACTGCTAAATAGTTGAAATAAATACTGAATTC is a window encoding:
- the LOC130623984 gene encoding potassium voltage-gated channel subfamily A member 2-like isoform X1 is translated as MDYVMTMAVTSIHRNMSVPSLYSVSSRERIQVSKTVPPVVDSKENDIIVINIAGKRFETYLSTLKRFPNSLLGDPDKRIHFYNKITGEYFFDRSRKAFNGILYFYQSNGVLERPEGVSESIFSQEVIFFELAENALEFNEQTHKSDQDDSLPLPTNPFLSTIWVLFERPTSSIFARILAILSVVIIVLSISVFCLETIPDLNPDTKDGKYMKETWFILNTVCNVWFTLEYVLRLISSPNKILFVRSTLNIVDLLSILPYYFNVILGASGGGNKLAVLRVIRVIRVIRIFKLTRHSRGLHILANTVKASSHELAMLMLFLAIGVILFSSAVYFAESEKNESGFKSIPHGFWWAVVTMTTVGYGDLYPATFLGKLIGTLCAVSGVLVIALPVPVIVSNFEYYYKEEQNRQARENEILKQSKLDEALPTIRGSMKMMTDTSIILAGGKSKDDSTSENPRKKLKDRFHTQFSFSMRQPLSDDFDRSAREELNGNSSMVINAPNSTQITCNNTVNNACVHTHICSDPIEIESCI
- the LOC130623984 gene encoding potassium voltage-gated channel subfamily A member 2-like isoform X2; amino-acid sequence: MTMAVTSIHRNMSVPSLYSVSSRERIQVSKTVPPVVDSKENDIIVINIAGKRFETYLSTLKRFPNSLLGDPDKRIHFYNKITGEYFFDRSRKAFNGILYFYQSNGVLERPEGVSESIFSQEVIFFELAENALEFNEQTHKSDQDDSLPLPTNPFLSTIWVLFERPTSSIFARILAILSVVIIVLSISVFCLETIPDLNPDTKDGKYMKETWFILNTVCNVWFTLEYVLRLISSPNKILFVRSTLNIVDLLSILPYYFNVILGASGGGNKLAVLRVIRVIRVIRIFKLTRHSRGLHILANTVKASSHELAMLMLFLAIGVILFSSAVYFAESEKNESGFKSIPHGFWWAVVTMTTVGYGDLYPATFLGKLIGTLCAVSGVLVIALPVPVIVSNFEYYYKEEQNRQARENEILKQSKLDEALPTIRGSMKMMTDTSIILAGGKSKDDSTSENPRKKLKDRFHTQFSFSMRQPLSDDFDRSAREELNGNSSMVINAPNSTQITCNNTVNNACVHTHICSDPIEIESCI